A genome region from Thermomicrobiales bacterium includes the following:
- a CDS encoding AAA family ATPase: MERRTTAFQSPQPQRLVGRNREIALLKGALHEAVRGHGRFILIGGEAGIGKTSLLRSLMATAHAMGLPGLLGQCFESLGSTPLAPWIDLIAGVDREPDPAEAREIERTLRGLLQRPSVLALEDLHWADRASVDLLAQIARGIDDFPVLLIGTYRDVELGEQSALAIRLPEIVREYRPLRVMPKKLDREAIADLMDDRYPEGANALRRVVDLLDRYADGIPLFIEELLLTLEFHGVLSSGDAEAPGGALELPAVPPVVQQIVANHIATLSDATVMQLQAASVFDGVIPLELWLSLLDLSEDSFAAAVDEALAARLIVELPDLNGYGFRHSLIRESFYRRLSLPRRTLLHRRVGELLSQGMAPAGVIAEQFRSASDPRAGEWLLRAGRVALAADAAPDAIALFEKALGSPGVAVEDSIHGWLLRELAESHRFHAPMDGLLAAGKALAIAERCGDRALLVATRWTMARLHAVMGEPVLEAIQSAFDAWELLPKEARGDLGDSVPSNVPSRGDLIQWKMLYGRYRDAAEAATSLLEQAVAEPSALSPRERIAVLMALGISSTFLGHPPRARAALRAARDVARATGNAFARAWVLKYELQDLALTYSTDDLDERQRLVEEYRIAFEESGGFFARQTKDARQNLLRVLYLEGEWDLAVAATSRDPTAVLWRPEVDLALERIDLARGRYASAWDRLTPYLAAGSLGTPDGNLYFGVMLAHRRLAAELSLVEGDLDRAREWLDAHERWVEWCQHLPERALGETLRGAYFRALDDVDAASAHAKRAVELASSPRMPLALAGALRLSGVVATESGDEMEARRFLFDAFEIAEAARAKYEQALTQLAIARMEIRFGDQERAAKQIDQVEAICKSLGARPILGQIETMRAEVTSHVENLNVRAGAGLLTDRESQVLTLLAQGLGDSEIGRRLFISPRTVARHLQAIYGKLDVHSRTAAIARASELGLLSR, encoded by the coding sequence ATGGAGCGTAGGACGACCGCTTTCCAGTCGCCGCAGCCCCAGCGTCTGGTTGGGCGAAACCGTGAAATCGCGCTCCTGAAGGGCGCGCTGCACGAGGCAGTGCGCGGTCACGGGCGCTTCATCTTGATCGGGGGGGAAGCGGGCATCGGCAAGACCAGTCTCCTACGGTCGCTCATGGCAACGGCACACGCGATGGGGCTTCCCGGCCTGCTCGGACAGTGCTTCGAATCGCTCGGCTCGACCCCATTAGCGCCCTGGATCGATTTGATCGCCGGTGTCGATCGCGAGCCCGACCCTGCGGAGGCCCGGGAAATCGAGCGAACGCTTCGAGGACTTCTGCAGCGTCCTAGCGTGCTTGCGCTGGAAGACCTCCATTGGGCCGATCGCGCCTCGGTCGACCTCCTTGCCCAGATCGCGCGCGGCATCGACGACTTCCCTGTCCTGCTGATCGGCACTTATCGCGATGTCGAGCTGGGAGAGCAGTCCGCTCTTGCCATTCGCCTGCCCGAAATTGTGCGTGAGTACCGTCCACTACGAGTGATGCCGAAGAAGCTCGATCGCGAAGCCATCGCGGACTTGATGGACGATCGGTATCCGGAAGGCGCGAATGCCTTGCGGCGAGTCGTGGATCTATTGGACCGCTATGCGGACGGAATTCCGCTCTTCATCGAGGAACTGCTGCTCACGCTCGAATTCCATGGCGTGTTGTCGAGCGGCGATGCGGAGGCTCCTGGCGGTGCCCTGGAGCTGCCCGCGGTCCCGCCGGTGGTGCAGCAAATAGTCGCCAACCACATTGCAACACTGAGTGACGCGACCGTTATGCAATTGCAGGCCGCCTCTGTCTTCGATGGGGTAATCCCGCTAGAACTCTGGCTGTCTCTGCTCGATCTCTCGGAAGACTCATTCGCCGCAGCAGTCGACGAAGCGCTTGCCGCGCGCCTCATCGTCGAGCTGCCGGATCTGAACGGATATGGCTTTCGCCATTCCCTGATTCGCGAGTCGTTTTACCGCCGCTTGAGTCTTCCGCGCCGTACCTTGCTCCATCGTCGGGTTGGTGAGTTACTCAGCCAGGGTATGGCTCCGGCAGGTGTCATTGCCGAGCAGTTTCGTTCGGCATCCGATCCGCGGGCAGGTGAGTGGCTGCTGCGTGCCGGGCGTGTCGCGCTAGCTGCCGATGCCGCCCCGGATGCCATCGCCCTTTTCGAGAAAGCGCTTGGCTCGCCCGGAGTCGCCGTCGAAGACTCGATACACGGTTGGCTCCTGCGAGAGCTCGCGGAATCGCACCGCTTTCATGCTCCGATGGACGGATTGCTGGCCGCCGGCAAAGCTCTGGCGATCGCCGAGCGTTGTGGTGATCGTGCTTTGCTGGTGGCCACTCGCTGGACCATGGCTCGGCTGCACGCGGTCATGGGCGAACCCGTGCTGGAGGCGATCCAATCCGCCTTCGATGCATGGGAGCTTCTGCCAAAGGAGGCAAGGGGAGATTTGGGAGACTCTGTTCCCAGCAATGTGCCGTCCCGGGGCGATCTGATTCAATGGAAGATGCTCTATGGTCGATATCGGGACGCGGCAGAAGCGGCGACTTCGCTCCTGGAGCAAGCCGTGGCAGAGCCCTCCGCCTTGTCGCCGCGAGAGCGCATTGCGGTCCTGATGGCGCTTGGCATTTCCAGCACCTTCCTTGGACACCCTCCCCGGGCGCGCGCCGCTTTGCGCGCGGCGCGCGACGTTGCGCGAGCGACCGGCAATGCGTTCGCCCGGGCCTGGGTGCTGAAATACGAGCTGCAGGACCTTGCGCTGACCTACTCCACGGACGATCTCGACGAACGGCAACGGCTCGTGGAGGAATACCGCATTGCCTTTGAAGAATCCGGCGGATTCTTTGCGCGCCAGACAAAGGATGCTCGGCAAAATCTCCTCCGCGTGCTCTATCTGGAGGGCGAATGGGACTTGGCAGTCGCTGCGACGTCGCGAGACCCCACGGCCGTTCTCTGGCGCCCCGAGGTCGATCTCGCACTCGAGCGAATTGATCTTGCGCGCGGCCGGTATGCGAGTGCCTGGGATCGACTGACGCCCTATCTGGCCGCTGGATCGTTGGGCACCCCAGATGGCAACCTGTATTTCGGAGTGATGTTGGCGCACCGGCGGCTAGCCGCCGAGCTCTCTCTGGTTGAAGGGGATCTCGATCGTGCCCGAGAATGGCTCGACGCGCACGAGCGCTGGGTGGAATGGTGTCAACACCTGCCCGAGCGCGCGCTGGGCGAAACGCTCCGAGGAGCATATTTCCGCGCTCTTGACGATGTCGATGCGGCCTCCGCTCACGCGAAGAGGGCCGTGGAGCTCGCCTCGTCTCCCCGGATGCCGCTCGCGTTGGCAGGGGCGCTGCGTCTGAGCGGCGTCGTCGCCACCGAGAGTGGCGATGAGATGGAAGCGCGTCGCTTCCTTTTCGATGCGTTCGAAATCGCAGAGGCGGCCCGTGCGAAGTACGAGCAGGCGCTTACCCAACTTGCAATCGCGCGGATGGAGATCCGATTCGGCGACCAGGAGCGAGCTGCCAAGCAAATCGACCAGGTCGAGGCAATATGCAAATCGCTGGGCGCTCGTCCGATCCTTGGACAGATCGAAACGATGCGTGCTGAAGTGACGTCGCATGTCGAGAATTTGAACGTCCGAGCCGGCGCAGGATTGCTGACCGATCGCGAATCTCAGGTGCTGACGCTCCTGGCGCAAGGTTTGGGGGACAGCGAGATCGGTCGACGATTGTTTATCAGTCCGCGAACCG